A genomic segment from Caldisericia bacterium encodes:
- the dtd gene encoding D-tyrosyl-tRNA(Tyr) deacylase: MRAVIQRVKEASVIIDGKVYSNIGRGFLVLLAVEENDTEKDMEYLLKKIPNLRVFEGESGKMNLSLKDVGGEMLVVSQFTLLGNVKRGLRPDFTRAERPERAKKLYLEFVEKVREQGIKVKTGKFAAFMEVRLINEGPVTIIIDSRFREF; this comes from the coding sequence ATGAGAGCAGTTATCCAGAGAGTAAAGGAGGCAAGTGTTATTATAGACGGTAAAGTCTATTCAAATATTGGAAGAGGCTTCCTTGTTCTTCTTGCTGTGGAGGAGAATGATACAGAAAAAGATATGGAATATTTATTGAAAAAGATACCAAACTTAAGGGTGTTTGAGGGTGAAAGTGGAAAAATGAATTTGTCCTTAAAGGATGTAGGTGGAGAGATGCTTGTTGTGTCTCAATTCACACTTCTTGGAAATGTGAAGAGGGGGTTAAGACCTGATTTTACAAGGGCTGAGAGACCGGAGAGGGCAAAGAAACTCTATCTTGAGTTTGTGGAGAAGGTAAGAGAACAGGGGATAAAAGTAAAAACAGGAAAATTTGCCGCCTTTATGGAGGTAAGGTTAATAAACGAGGGTCCAGTCACTATAATTATTGACTCAAGATTTAGAGAGTTTTAA